Within the Vagococcus carniphilus genome, the region AATGTTCATTTTACCCACCTAATTTCAATTTAGTTTCTTTTATTCAAATAGTAAGCTAAAATGAATGAGATAAATAAAAAGGCGGTTTTTTTATGAAAATCATTATCTCACCCACTAAACAAATGACTAACGATCAAGATTTTTTCTTTCCCGAAAGTCAGCCTATTTTTTTGACTCAGACGAAAAAAATATTCAATCAGTTAGTCACTCTATCTTATTCAGAAGCTAAAAAAATGTGGCATTGTAGCGACAAGTTAGCTCAAGAAAATTACGAACGATTACATGAATTTGGCTTTAATACGCAAACAGCTCCTGCCATTATGAGTTACAAAGGTATTCAGTACCAGTATATGGCTCCAGATTTATTAACAAAACCTGCTCTAGAGTATCTTCAAGAACATGTACGAATTTTATCTGGCTTTTACGGTATTTTACGCCCCTTTGATGCCATTATTCCTTATCGATTGGAAATGCAGGCACCTTTAGCTGTAGAAGAATCGACTAATTTGTATAAGTTTTGGGGCAATCAAATTTATGAAGCTCTTGATTTTAGCAATCATCCAGTTGTTAATTTAGCTTCTAAAGAGTACTCTAAAGCAATTACTCCTTTTCTTAAGGAAACAGATCAATTAATCGATATTCATTTTTATCATGTCGTTGATGACAAACTAAAAGTAAAAGCAACGATTGCCAAAATGGCTCGTGGTGAAATGGTTCGTTATTTAGCTGAAAATCAAGTGACTACTTTAGAAGGAATTAAGAATTTTGAACATCCTC harbors:
- the yaaA gene encoding peroxide stress protein YaaA, with protein sequence MKIIISPTKQMTNDQDFFFPESQPIFLTQTKKIFNQLVTLSYSEAKKMWHCSDKLAQENYERLHEFGFNTQTAPAIMSYKGIQYQYMAPDLLTKPALEYLQEHVRILSGFYGILRPFDAIIPYRLEMQAPLAVEESTNLYKFWGNQIYEALDFSNHPVVNLASKEYSKAITPFLKETDQLIDIHFYHVVDDKLKVKATIAKMARGEMVRYLAENQVTTLEGIKNFEHPHYHFSAEHSTDNAFVFIFQE